Proteins encoded in a region of the Flavobacteriaceae bacterium HL-DH10 genome:
- a CDS encoding RNA polymerase sigma-70 factor: MKNNEISNLKSFKTLIKKGDKNAFKIIFNTYYKRLYLFSLNYVEDKYAAEEIVENVLLKLWQKRNKLDKIDNLKSYLYTMVRNASLDYIKKEKKFIRLDLEKHDSVTLKDQFIIEEETYAVLFQALDTLPSKCRKVFELSCLEGLKYKDIAEDLQISINTVKSQRSRAIELLKSHLKNHPFFQILLATL, encoded by the coding sequence TTGAAAAATAATGAAATTAGTAATTTAAAATCGTTTAAAACTCTTATAAAAAAAGGGGATAAAAATGCATTTAAAATTATTTTTAACACCTATTATAAAAGATTGTATTTGTTTTCTCTTAACTATGTTGAAGATAAATATGCTGCTGAAGAGATTGTTGAAAATGTTTTACTTAAACTTTGGCAAAAAAGAAATAAACTAGATAAAATAGATAATCTAAAATCTTATTTGTACACAATGGTGCGAAATGCTTCTTTAGATTATATTAAAAAAGAAAAGAAATTTATACGTTTAGATCTAGAAAAGCATGATTCTGTAACTTTAAAAGATCAATTCATTATAGAAGAAGAAACTTATGCTGTTTTATTTCAAGCTTTAGATACTTTGCCATCAAAATGTCGAAAAGTCTTCGAATTATCATGTTTAGAAGGTTTAAAATATAAAGACATTGCAGAAGATCTTCAAATAAGTATAAATACAGTGAAATCTCAACGGTCAAGAGCCATTGAGCTCCTAAAATCACATTTAAAAAATCATCCTTTTTTTCAAATATTATTAGCGACTTTATAA
- a CDS encoding Gfo/Idh/MocA family oxidoreductase — protein MENSRRTFLASISMLAAYSAFPINAFNFGLSKKLRVVLVGTGIRGTSFWGKRLVDEYSDILEFVGLSDINPGRLKYGKEYIGTNCPTFIDFDKMLVETKPDLVIVTTMDSTHHEFIIKGLEFGCDVLTEKPLTTNENKAQAILDAERKSNKNLIVGFNYRWSPYNTKIKEIIASGAIGKITSVDFHWYLNTYHGASYFRRWHGIKDKGGSLWVHKSTHHFDLLNWWLDSDPEQVFAYGSLEYYGSNGAFRGDNCRTCEYKTSCDYFYDITKNKRLMDLYVANEKHDGYIRDNCLFRKEIDIYDKMSAQIKYANNVTVNYSLTTYSPFEGWRIAFNGTEGRIEASLDIPYDKKVSINQAEMHAKEMEQNTLEEANSESIIVHKLWNDFDTVEVPFEKGGHGGGDKRLHDKIFKTPNTEDPYERAAGIRDGVMSAIIGIAARKSIESGDPIKIKDLTDIKPMPNRNK, from the coding sequence ATGGAAAATTCAAGACGAACTTTTTTAGCTTCAATAAGCATGCTAGCAGCTTATAGTGCCTTTCCTATCAATGCTTTTAATTTCGGATTATCAAAAAAACTTAGAGTTGTCCTGGTAGGAACAGGTATTCGAGGTACTAGTTTTTGGGGAAAAAGATTAGTTGATGAATATTCAGATATTTTAGAATTTGTTGGACTTAGTGATATAAATCCAGGAAGACTGAAATATGGAAAAGAATATATAGGAACTAATTGTCCAACATTTATTGATTTTGATAAGATGCTGGTAGAAACAAAGCCAGATTTAGTAATTGTTACAACAATGGATTCTACCCATCACGAGTTTATTATTAAAGGTTTAGAATTTGGTTGCGATGTGCTTACCGAAAAACCATTAACTACCAATGAAAATAAAGCGCAAGCTATTTTGGATGCAGAAAGAAAATCTAATAAAAATCTTATTGTTGGTTTCAATTACAGATGGAGTCCTTACAATACAAAAATTAAAGAAATAATAGCTAGTGGTGCTATTGGTAAAATTACATCGGTAGACTTTCATTGGTATTTAAATACGTATCATGGAGCGTCTTATTTTAGAAGATGGCATGGTATAAAAGATAAAGGAGGCTCGTTATGGGTTCATAAATCAACGCATCATTTTGATCTTTTAAATTGGTGGTTAGATTCAGATCCAGAGCAAGTTTTTGCTTATGGAAGTTTAGAGTATTATGGTTCTAATGGTGCTTTTAGAGGAGATAATTGTAGGACTTGTGAATATAAAACAAGTTGTGATTATTTTTATGATATAACAAAGAATAAACGTCTTATGGATCTTTATGTTGCTAACGAAAAACATGATGGATACATTAGGGATAATTGTCTGTTTAGAAAAGAAATTGATATTTATGATAAAATGTCTGCTCAAATAAAATACGCAAATAACGTAACTGTAAATTACTCATTAACAACATATTCGCCATTTGAAGGTTGGAGAATAGCTTTTAACGGCACAGAGGGAAGAATTGAAGCGTCTTTAGATATTCCTTATGATAAAAAAGTAAGCATTAATCAGGCAGAGATGCATGCCAAAGAAATGGAACAAAATACTTTGGAAGAAGCAAATTCTGAGTCAATAATTGTTCATAAACTTTGGAATGATTTTGATACTGTTGAGGTTCCTTTTGAAAAAGGAGGCCATGGAGGTGGAGACAAACGCTTACATGATAAAATTTTTAAAACACCAAATACAGAAGATCCTTATGAAAGAGCAGCAGGAATTAGAGATGGAGTTATGTCTGCAATAATTGGAATAGCAGCTAGAAAAAGTATAGAATCTGGAGATCCAATTAAAATTAAAGATTTAACAGATATTAAACCAATGCCAAATAGAAATAAGTAA
- a CDS encoding DUF4974 domain-containing protein, whose translation MRENLSEYQIAQLIFQSISKTITIEEKAILDNWLKHEDNLALYNKIIDKKNIQDKLSIYKQIEIERVYRNLEEKIINNKIKVRKLKVFNVFKYASVAILFLGIGYLYQTGYFNSKSTLITPSIENITLQLENGSVKIIKEDGTSELRDSKGNIIGTQNGTQIVYSDEVEKETLVYNTLTVPYGKRFEVLLSDGTHVHLNAGTSLKYPVKFLAGQNRQVYLKGEAFFSVAKDTKHPFIVNSGALNVQVLGTQFNVSSYPEDSETDVVLVEGSVSLYSKVNVNNNVLLKPGFKGSYSKQNISISTNPVITSVYTSWIDGGLVFRNMTFNNILKKMERHYNVKITANNIELANEKFNASFRNEPIEKILEYFKITYNINYTIENNKILIN comes from the coding sequence ATGCGGGAAAACCTATCAGAATACCAAATAGCACAATTGATTTTTCAATCGATTTCGAAAACAATTACAATAGAAGAAAAAGCAATTCTAGATAATTGGTTAAAACATGAAGACAATCTTGCGCTTTACAATAAAATTATAGATAAGAAAAACATTCAAGACAAACTCTCTATTTACAAACAAATTGAAATTGAAAGAGTATATAGGAATCTTGAAGAAAAAATAATAAATAATAAAATCAAGGTTAGAAAGTTAAAGGTATTTAATGTTTTTAAATATGCTTCTGTTGCTATTTTGTTTTTGGGCATTGGTTATTTATACCAAACAGGATATTTTAACAGTAAATCGACTTTAATAACACCTTCCATCGAAAATATTACGCTTCAATTAGAAAATGGTTCAGTAAAAATTATTAAAGAAGATGGTACTTCTGAGTTACGAGATTCTAAAGGAAATATTATAGGAACACAAAACGGTACACAAATAGTATATAGTGATGAAGTTGAGAAAGAAACTCTAGTATATAACACATTAACTGTGCCTTATGGAAAACGTTTTGAAGTGTTATTGTCTGACGGGACACACGTTCATTTAAACGCAGGTACTTCGTTAAAATACCCAGTAAAATTTTTAGCAGGACAAAATCGCCAAGTATATTTAAAAGGGGAAGCCTTTTTTAGTGTTGCTAAAGATACTAAACACCCATTTATAGTCAATTCTGGTGCTTTAAATGTTCAAGTTTTAGGAACTCAATTTAATGTGTCTAGCTATCCTGAAGATAGTGAAACCGATGTCGTTCTTGTTGAAGGTTCTGTTAGCTTATATTCTAAAGTTAATGTAAATAATAATGTATTATTAAAGCCTGGATTTAAGGGGAGTTACAGTAAACAAAACATTAGTATTTCTACTAATCCTGTAATAACGAGTGTTTACACATCTTGGATAGACGGCGGATTAGTTTTTAGAAATATGACTTTTAATAATATTCTAAAAAAAATGGAAAGACATTACAATGTTAAGATCACTGCAAATAACATTGAATTAGCCAACGAGAAATTTAATGCAAGTTTTAGAAATGAACCCATTGAAAAAATACTGGAATATTTCAAAATCACCTATAACATTAATTACACCATAGAAAATAATAAAATATTAATCAACTAA
- a CDS encoding glycosyl hydrolase family 28 protein: protein MYKCFLTVLLIILSQSCTSKVENPIYNVYDFGAKGDGITNDQKAIQKAIDACKNTGGTVLLKEGIFLTGQLLLVNKLTINIDSTATILGIKSDAETDYPHHLIETKFPNRMLQDCQRRLIYGNKVNNVTITGGGTINGQGDYEPWMHVKELGTEKDRPSILAFVGSKNITVSNIQLIKPACWTQVYIESDDITIKNIKVNTGNLTPNRDGIDIVDCHNVLIEDSFIQSEDDGICFKSGSEYGCKDVVVRRCVLDKLNVNAGNCFKLGTDGLGSFMNFDISELTLKNAHQNSAIAIESMDGAVIDNINIKDSNITNCGQAIFVLLADRKRTVPNRKPRIGAISNIHFKNITGTNFTQQYPSIITGIEGHHIQNITFENLDFELKGGVNTANQTVMEYDGEYPEGSKFGNTNAHGFFIRHTDDVLFKNCKISTQLSDSRPWLVNENVKNYKLLKE from the coding sequence ATGTATAAGTGTTTTTTAACAGTATTATTAATAATTCTATCACAAAGCTGTACTTCTAAAGTAGAAAATCCAATTTATAATGTTTATGATTTTGGTGCTAAAGGTGATGGCATTACAAACGACCAAAAAGCTATTCAAAAAGCTATTGATGCTTGTAAAAATACAGGAGGAACGGTTTTATTAAAAGAGGGCATTTTTTTAACCGGTCAGCTTCTCTTGGTAAATAAGTTAACTATAAATATAGATTCAACAGCAACCATTTTAGGAATTAAATCTGATGCTGAGACCGATTATCCACATCACCTTATTGAAACTAAATTCCCTAACAGAATGTTACAAGACTGTCAAAGAAGATTAATTTATGGCAACAAAGTAAACAATGTAACCATTACTGGTGGAGGTACCATTAACGGACAAGGTGATTATGAGCCATGGATGCACGTAAAGGAACTTGGAACAGAAAAAGACCGTCCTTCAATTCTAGCTTTTGTAGGTTCAAAAAATATAACAGTTTCAAATATTCAACTTATTAAACCCGCTTGTTGGACTCAAGTTTATATTGAGTCTGATGACATAACCATAAAAAATATTAAAGTAAATACAGGTAATTTAACACCTAATAGAGATGGTATTGATATTGTAGACTGTCATAATGTTTTAATAGAAGATAGTTTTATTCAATCTGAAGATGATGGAATCTGTTTTAAAAGCGGTAGTGAGTATGGTTGTAAAGATGTTGTGGTAAGACGATGTGTTTTAGATAAATTAAATGTAAATGCAGGTAATTGTTTTAAACTAGGAACCGATGGTTTAGGGAGCTTTATGAATTTTGATATTTCAGAATTAACTTTAAAAAATGCACATCAAAATTCAGCCATAGCAATAGAATCTATGGATGGTGCGGTTATCGATAATATAAATATTAAAGATTCTAATATAACCAATTGTGGTCAAGCCATTTTTGTGTTATTAGCTGACAGAAAGCGTACAGTGCCTAATAGAAAACCGAGAATAGGTGCAATTTCTAATATTCATTTTAAAAACATAACAGGAACTAATTTTACACAACAATATCCTTCAATTATTACAGGTATAGAAGGGCATCATATTCAGAATATAACTTTCGAAAATTTAGATTTTGAATTAAAAGGAGGGGTAAATACAGCTAACCAAACGGTTATGGAGTATGATGGTGAATATCCAGAAGGTAGTAAGTTTGGTAATACAAATGCTCATGGGTTTTTTATAAGACATACTGATGATGTTTTATTTAAAAATTGTAAAATATCGACTCAATTAAGTGATTCACGACCTTGGCTCGTAAATGAAAACGTTAAAAACTATAAATTATTAAAAGAATAA
- a CDS encoding RagB/SusD family nutrient uptake outer membrane protein: protein MKHIKYICLSLLFIAFSSCNEDKILEETPLDFTTVDNSYKTQGNFEAAVAQLYNQARRYFGDAEGSATDMDVWFGTDAGWHAREFQSHVYSQYAGFGPDNSDVAQRWTDAYKMVSNANTVISRIADVDFDNETAKNRLLTEARFFRAWAYRALVYLYGDVPLILEEVPSARRDFVRAPKADVLAAIIDDLEFAKTNLPSLGDEAADGRLTKDVARHFLAELYIVTGDNQKAVNNASEVIDSGNYALMENRFGTRASEQGDVYWDLFRLGNQNRSTGNTEGIWLYQVEYETLGGYGRASGDANFWERLIGPEYNRFTAKDENLGVRTFVYESTYHGGRGQAFFRPSTHVTHGIWNNVDPADYDNDIRNSDNNVLRKWWIDNPLSSHYGDIIDLRTDSKLAYETYLNAATIENDSNRYVYPVFLKLVQINNHFDTDLTDGSLSGAQEAKATQAHKDLIASYGGIGPKMNGNARRYFADHYAARLPETLLLRAEAYMNLGGANNLDLAAADINVIRKRANASLITGSDVTIDFILDERLRELFLEEPRRLTLNRLGLLYERTKKYNHYSSASVAPHNNLYPIPSVEIQNNTEAELTQNDGYEN, encoded by the coding sequence ATGAAACATATAAAATATATTTGTTTATCTCTTCTATTTATAGCATTTAGTAGCTGTAATGAAGATAAAATATTAGAAGAAACTCCTTTGGATTTCACGACTGTAGATAACTCTTACAAGACTCAAGGTAATTTTGAAGCTGCAGTAGCGCAATTATATAATCAAGCAAGGCGTTATTTTGGAGATGCCGAAGGTTCAGCCACAGATATGGATGTCTGGTTTGGTACAGATGCAGGTTGGCATGCTAGAGAATTTCAATCGCATGTATATTCTCAATATGCTGGTTTTGGACCAGATAATAGTGATGTTGCCCAAAGATGGACCGATGCTTATAAAATGGTTTCTAACGCTAATACTGTAATAAGTAGAATTGCAGATGTTGATTTTGATAATGAAACAGCTAAAAATAGATTGCTTACTGAGGCTCGATTTTTTAGAGCTTGGGCATACCGAGCGCTAGTTTATTTATATGGTGATGTTCCTCTTATATTAGAAGAGGTTCCATCGGCGAGAAGAGATTTTGTTAGAGCACCAAAAGCAGATGTTTTAGCTGCTATAATAGATGATTTAGAATTTGCAAAAACTAATCTACCAAGTTTAGGAGATGAAGCTGCGGATGGTAGATTAACCAAAGATGTTGCAAGACATTTTTTAGCAGAACTTTATATTGTAACAGGTGATAACCAAAAAGCGGTTAATAATGCATCAGAAGTTATTGATAGTGGGAATTATGCTCTAATGGAAAATCGATTTGGTACAAGAGCGAGTGAGCAGGGTGATGTGTACTGGGATTTGTTTAGGTTAGGTAATCAAAATAGAAGCACAGGGAATACGGAAGGTATTTGGTTATATCAAGTAGAGTACGAAACTCTAGGTGGCTATGGTCGGGCTTCTGGTGATGCAAACTTTTGGGAACGTTTAATTGGCCCTGAATATAATAGATTTACTGCTAAAGATGAAAATCTTGGAGTAAGAACTTTTGTTTATGAATCAACTTATCATGGAGGAAGAGGGCAAGCGTTTTTTAGACCAAGTACACACGTTACTCATGGTATATGGAATAACGTAGACCCTGCTGATTATGATAATGATATAAGAAATTCAGATAATAATGTACTTAGAAAATGGTGGATAGACAACCCTTTATCTTCACATTATGGAGATATTATTGATTTACGTACAGACAGTAAGTTGGCTTATGAGACTTACCTAAATGCAGCAACAATTGAAAATGATTCTAATAGATATGTGTATCCAGTATTTTTAAAGCTTGTACAAATTAATAATCATTTTGATACCGATTTAACTGATGGTAGTTTAAGCGGTGCTCAAGAAGCGAAAGCGACACAAGCACACAAAGACTTAATTGCAAGTTATGGAGGTATTGGTCCTAAAATGAATGGAAATGCTAGACGGTATTTTGCAGATCATTATGCTGCAAGACTTCCAGAAACTTTGCTTTTGAGAGCTGAAGCTTATATGAATTTAGGAGGAGCAAACAACTTAGATTTAGCTGCCGCTGATATAAACGTTATAAGAAAAAGAGCAAATGCATCATTAATTACAGGGTCAGATGTAACTATTGATTTTATTTTAGATGAACGTTTACGAGAATTATTTTTAGAAGAGCCTAGACGATTAACATTAAATAGACTTGGTTTACTTTATGAAAGAACTAAAAAATATAATCACTATTCAAGTGCAAGTGTAGCACCACATAATAATTTATACCCTATTCCTAGTGTTGAAATTCAGAATAATACAGAAGCTGAATTAACTCAAAATGACGGATACGAAAATTAG
- a CDS encoding TonB-dependent receptor, with protein sequence MKKLLNKERSHNQRLLKFDLKMKLSVLFIFVVFFTLQANNSYSQKTKVSLNLNNASVSQIIDEIESNTEFRFVYKIKDVNIKRSISINVKKESIDVVLNKMFLNTNTSYSIVDRQIFLLKNEESTTPKEVFNQSVKENKIQTFDLQGIIIDAYGQPLPGASILEKGTKNGTQTDFDGNFSLKVSDKNAILLISYIGFIPQEISVNGQTNLSVTLQEDVASLEEVVLVGYGTQKKALVTGASVQVSGENLEKMSAVNALQALQGQSPGVQITSTSGQPGESLKVVIRGVGSTSGSNPLYVVDGILTNDISYLNNSDIESISVLKDAASAAIYGSQASNGVVLVSTKKGKRGKAAQITFDQYYGLQSVPKKMDLLNASEYAIMINEAAMNSGKNPYFTNAEIAGLGNGTNWIDEMFVDNTTTQNYSLGVSGGSDSSVYSASLSYLGQEGIVGGKDLSNYERYNFRFNSEHKLYKDIVTFGENLSFAYINKNGVGVGNQYNNSLRSTFSVSPLLSMYDTNGDYFNTSNSSEPWLAGVANPYAEMAYNNQNESNNQKLLGNVYLQIEPIKNLTFKTTLGLDYYAGEGHSYSPIYQLSVYSFNEFDRASQDMNKGKTLTWDNLLTYKFDVTDNHHFETLVGSSSINYDGTYLSGNNVNVIFSDLNHAWLDNATNRDGTLIGGPNGGKSENKRMSYFGRLNYNFKDTYLLNATFRADGSSNFHPDNQWGYFPSVSAGWVASNENFLSDSNAINFFKLRASWGQVGNQNVGAFQYLAPIQTSTTNYIFGNQEGILTPGAYPNRLPNPDLKWETSEQINIGFDARLFNNTLNINFDWYEKTNKDWLIVAPILATAGADAPYINGGNVVNTGVELALSYQNRIGDFSYSIAANGAYNKNEVGEIPTADGIIHGATNQLYNNAPEFYRAQDGFPIGYFWGFKTAGVFQNQQQVNDYGIQPNAAPGDIIYQDISGNGSIGDEDKTMIGDPNPDFTFGFSITGSYKAFDFSVSANGVAGNQLVQSYRDQSGAYGNYTSAIFNRWHGEGSSNTTPRVTEDNRNFTQFSDLYIQDGDFLRLSNITLGLDLAKLKQSKPFFASEFRVYVSVLNLHTFTKYDGMDPEIGFGTDSFSSGVDVGYYPRPRTIMMGLNVKL encoded by the coding sequence ATGAAAAAACTTCTTAACAAAGAAAGAAGCCATAACCAACGACTGCTAAAATTTGACTTAAAGATGAAACTAAGCGTACTATTTATATTTGTTGTATTCTTCACGCTTCAAGCAAACAATTCGTATTCTCAAAAAACAAAGGTTTCTTTAAATTTAAATAACGCTTCAGTAAGTCAAATTATTGACGAGATTGAAAGCAATACAGAATTTCGATTTGTTTATAAAATTAAAGATGTAAATATTAAACGTAGTATCTCTATTAATGTAAAAAAGGAATCTATTGATGTTGTATTAAATAAAATGTTTTTGAATACAAATACGTCTTATAGTATTGTTGATAGACAAATATTTTTATTAAAAAATGAAGAGTCTACTACTCCTAAAGAAGTATTTAATCAATCGGTTAAAGAAAATAAGATACAAACATTCGATTTACAAGGAATAATCATAGATGCTTATGGGCAACCTTTACCAGGAGCGAGTATTTTAGAAAAAGGAACAAAAAATGGAACTCAAACAGATTTTGATGGAAACTTTTCTTTAAAAGTCTCAGATAAAAATGCCATTTTACTAATTTCTTACATTGGTTTTATACCACAAGAAATATCGGTTAACGGACAAACTAATTTAAGTGTTACACTACAAGAGGATGTTGCTTCATTAGAAGAGGTGGTACTTGTTGGTTATGGAACGCAAAAAAAAGCGCTTGTAACAGGTGCAAGTGTACAAGTTAGTGGTGAAAACCTTGAGAAAATGAGTGCGGTTAATGCGCTTCAGGCGTTACAGGGACAATCGCCAGGGGTACAAATAACATCTACTTCAGGACAGCCTGGAGAAAGTTTAAAAGTTGTAATTCGTGGTGTTGGGTCTACCTCAGGGAGTAACCCTTTATATGTAGTAGATGGGATATTAACGAATGATATATCATACTTAAATAATTCAGATATAGAATCTATTTCTGTTCTAAAAGATGCAGCATCTGCAGCTATTTATGGATCGCAAGCTTCTAATGGTGTTGTTTTAGTGTCAACAAAAAAAGGAAAAAGAGGTAAGGCTGCCCAAATTACTTTCGATCAGTACTATGGTCTTCAATCAGTGCCTAAAAAAATGGATTTGTTGAATGCTAGTGAGTATGCTATTATGATAAATGAAGCAGCAATGAACTCGGGTAAAAACCCTTATTTCACTAATGCTGAAATAGCTGGTTTAGGAAATGGTACAAATTGGATAGACGAAATGTTTGTTGATAATACTACTACACAAAATTACTCTTTAGGAGTGTCTGGAGGTTCAGATAGTTCTGTGTATTCAGCATCTTTATCTTATTTAGGTCAAGAAGGTATTGTTGGAGGTAAAGATTTATCAAACTACGAACGATATAATTTCAGATTTAATTCAGAACATAAACTTTATAAAGATATTGTCACTTTTGGAGAGAATTTAAGTTTTGCATATATAAATAAAAATGGAGTAGGTGTTGGTAATCAGTATAATAACTCGTTAAGAAGTACTTTTAGTGTTTCGCCTTTATTGTCTATGTATGATACTAATGGAGATTACTTTAATACTTCTAATAGTAGTGAACCTTGGTTAGCAGGTGTTGCCAATCCATATGCAGAGATGGCTTATAATAATCAGAATGAAAGTAATAATCAGAAATTGTTAGGTAATGTTTATTTGCAAATAGAGCCAATTAAAAATTTAACGTTTAAAACAACTTTAGGCTTAGATTATTATGCAGGAGAAGGACATTCTTATAGCCCTATTTATCAATTATCAGTTTATTCATTTAATGAATTTGATAGAGCTTCTCAGGATATGAATAAAGGTAAAACTTTAACTTGGGATAATTTATTAACATATAAGTTTGATGTAACAGATAATCATCATTTTGAAACTTTGGTTGGTTCATCTTCAATAAATTATGATGGCACCTATTTAAGTGGTAACAATGTGAATGTTATTTTTAGTGATTTAAATCATGCTTGGTTAGATAATGCTACAAATAGAGATGGTACTTTAATTGGTGGTCCTAATGGTGGGAAATCAGAAAATAAGAGAATGTCTTATTTTGGTAGGTTAAACTACAATTTTAAAGACACATACTTATTAAATGCCACGTTTAGAGCTGATGGTTCTTCTAATTTTCATCCAGATAATCAATGGGGGTACTTTCCATCGGTATCAGCAGGTTGGGTAGCTTCAAATGAAAATTTCTTGAGTGATTCTAATGCGATTAACTTTTTTAAATTAAGAGCGAGTTGGGGACAAGTAGGAAACCAGAATGTTGGAGCTTTTCAATATTTAGCACCAATTCAAACATCAACCACTAATTATATTTTCGGAAATCAAGAAGGGATATTAACACCAGGGGCATATCCAAATAGATTGCCAAATCCAGATTTAAAATGGGAAACATCAGAACAAATCAATATAGGTTTTGATGCCAGATTATTTAATAATACTTTAAATATTAATTTTGATTGGTATGAAAAAACGAATAAAGATTGGTTAATTGTAGCTCCAATTTTAGCAACGGCTGGTGCTGATGCGCCTTATATAAATGGAGGTAATGTTGTAAATACAGGTGTTGAATTAGCATTAAGTTATCAAAATAGAATAGGTGATTTTAGTTATAGTATTGCTGCAAACGGCGCATATAACAAAAATGAAGTTGGAGAAATACCGACGGCAGATGGTATCATACACGGCGCCACAAATCAATTGTATAATAATGCACCAGAGTTTTACAGAGCACAAGATGGATTTCCAATAGGCTATTTCTGGGGTTTTAAAACGGCAGGCGTTTTTCAAAACCAACAACAGGTAAATGATTATGGGATACAACCAAATGCTGCACCTGGAGATATTATTTATCAAGATATATCTGGAAATGGTTCCATAGGCGATGAAGACAAAACAATGATTGGTGATCCTAATCCAGATTTTACTTTTGGTTTTTCAATTACAGGAAGTTATAAAGCATTTGATTTTTCTGTTTCAGCAAATGGTGTAGCAGGAAATCAATTAGTACAATCTTACAGAGATCAATCAGGTGCATATGGAAACTATACATCAGCAATATTTAATCGTTGGCATGGAGAAGGTTCTTCAAATACAACACCACGAGTGACGGAAGATAACAGGAACTTTACTCAGTTTTCAGATTTATATATTCAAGATGGAGATTTCCTAAGGCTAAGTAACATTACCTTAGGTCTTGACTTAGCGAAATTAAAACAAAGTAAGCCCTTTTTTGCTAGTGAATTTAGAGTTTATGTATCTGTATTAAATCTACATACATTTACTAAATACGACGGTATGGATCCAGAAATTGGATTTGGAACCGATAGTTTTTCATCTGGTGTTGATGTAGGATATTATCCTAGACCAAGAACGATTATGATGGGATTAAACGTTAAACTTTAA